The proteins below come from a single Salinivibrio kushneri genomic window:
- a CDS encoding heme biosynthesis HemY N-terminal domain-containing protein, with protein MIRLLLLVLVLAAGLVVGPQLAGQQGYVLISAAEQTLEMSVTTLLVLIGILIAALWVLEWLLRKLLSISSTATGWLSGRKQRKARQQTQTGLMKLREGEWKKAEKLLAKARAHSDAPMHNLLAAAEAAQQRQNLQARDQYLQQAADLNANSLALALTRAQLHSQSGQHEEALASLRAIKRQHPRNPVMLSLLKETYIQLEDWSALLNLLPTLKKTQLLDSDQFNALHERAELGVMAHVASQQGTEGLLAHWNQLPKAKRNQPSLLAGLVKHLAARNADSEAYILLREALKKRTDDRLIALIPTLNLPDSYPAVVMLEELLTQDNRNPVLHSALGQLLMQAGKWQDARSHFEKALEYRADVTDYAYLADVLDKLDQGKAASDVSRTALKLALPEQPSAASLSSGK; from the coding sequence ATGATCAGATTGCTGTTACTTGTCCTCGTGTTGGCGGCCGGGTTAGTCGTGGGCCCGCAACTGGCCGGGCAACAAGGTTATGTACTGATCTCCGCTGCCGAGCAGACACTGGAGATGAGTGTCACTACCTTGCTAGTGCTGATTGGCATTTTAATTGCCGCCCTCTGGGTGCTTGAATGGTTACTGAGAAAGCTGCTATCCATTAGTAGCACCGCAACAGGCTGGCTCTCTGGGCGCAAACAACGTAAAGCGCGCCAACAAACCCAAACCGGCTTAATGAAGTTACGTGAAGGGGAGTGGAAAAAAGCCGAAAAGCTTCTCGCCAAAGCGCGCGCGCACAGTGATGCACCGATGCACAACCTATTGGCGGCCGCTGAGGCGGCACAACAACGACAAAACCTGCAGGCTCGCGACCAATACCTGCAGCAAGCCGCTGATCTGAATGCCAATAGCTTGGCCCTTGCCCTGACCCGTGCCCAACTCCATAGCCAAAGCGGTCAGCACGAAGAAGCCCTCGCCTCCTTGCGTGCGATTAAACGCCAGCACCCGCGTAACCCGGTGATGTTGTCGCTACTTAAAGAAACCTATATCCAACTGGAAGATTGGTCAGCGCTTCTTAACCTGCTACCCACGTTGAAAAAGACCCAGTTACTCGATAGCGACCAGTTTAATGCCCTGCACGAGCGTGCCGAGCTGGGCGTGATGGCGCATGTTGCCAGCCAACAAGGAACAGAGGGGCTGCTAGCGCATTGGAACCAATTACCAAAAGCCAAACGCAACCAGCCTTCGTTATTAGCTGGGTTAGTCAAGCATCTGGCAGCACGTAATGCAGACTCAGAAGCCTATATTCTGCTGCGTGAGGCATTGAAAAAGCGCACTGACGATCGCTTGATTGCGCTGATCCCAACCCTGAACCTGCCTGATAGCTACCCTGCTGTGGTGATGCTGGAAGAGTTGCTCACGCAAGATAATCGTAACCCAGTGCTTCACAGCGCATTGGGGCAGTTACTGATGCAAGCCGGAAAGTGGCAAGACGCGCGTAGTCACTTTGAAAAAGCACTGGAGTACCGTGCCGACGTCACCGACTATGCGTATTTGGCGGATGTGTTGGATAAGCTTGATCAAGGTAAAGCGGCCAGTGATGTCTCACGTACTGCACTGAAGTTAGCACTCCCCGAGCAGCCTTCCGCCGCATCACTGTCAAGCGGCAAATAG
- a CDS encoding ABC transporter permease — protein sequence MTQTNTTPSRWQRFLDSDFFYHFKRDKVAITSFTIFMVFLLLALFAPLVSPTNPYDLMAIDIMDSELPPVWMEWSDPRFLLGTDNQGRDILSTIIYGLRISLTIGLCAVGLQLILGTVIGLSAGYFGGRIDSFFMRIADIQLSFSTMMVAIIVSAIFKASFGSEFYSQYAILMLVVIIGIAEWPQYARTIRASVLAEKKKEYVEAARVMGFRSPRIMFRHILPNCLSPILVISTVQVANAIMSEAALSFLGLGMPVDQPSLGSLISIGFNYIFSGAWWITAFPGIVLVLLVLVINLLGDWLRDVFNPKIYKG from the coding sequence ATGACACAAACGAATACGACACCAAGTCGCTGGCAGCGCTTCTTAGACTCGGATTTCTTTTATCACTTCAAGCGCGATAAAGTGGCGATCACAAGCTTCACCATTTTTATGGTGTTCTTATTGCTGGCGCTCTTTGCGCCCTTAGTGTCCCCGACCAATCCCTATGATTTAATGGCGATTGATATCATGGACTCTGAGCTCCCGCCCGTCTGGATGGAGTGGAGCGATCCGCGCTTTTTGCTCGGTACCGATAACCAAGGGCGAGATATCTTGTCGACTATTATTTATGGTCTGCGGATCTCTTTGACCATAGGTTTGTGTGCCGTCGGCCTACAGTTGATTCTGGGGACAGTGATTGGATTAAGTGCCGGGTATTTTGGTGGCCGCATTGATAGCTTCTTTATGCGTATCGCCGATATTCAGCTGTCTTTCTCGACCATGATGGTCGCCATTATTGTTTCAGCGATTTTTAAGGCCAGCTTTGGCAGTGAGTTTTACAGCCAATATGCCATCTTAATGCTGGTGGTGATTATCGGGATTGCCGAGTGGCCACAGTATGCGCGAACCATTCGTGCCTCTGTCCTGGCAGAAAAGAAAAAGGAATATGTAGAAGCGGCGCGGGTGATGGGTTTCCGCTCGCCACGGATCATGTTCCGCCATATTCTTCCCAATTGCTTATCGCCCATTTTGGTCATTTCGACCGTGCAGGTGGCTAACGCAATCATGTCGGAAGCGGCACTGTCTTTCCTAGGACTGGGGATGCCTGTCGATCAGCCATCACTGGGCTCATTGATCAGCATCGGTTTTAACTACATCTTCTCAGGGGCATGGTGGATCACTGCTTTCCCTGGCATCGTGTTGGTTTTACTGGTACTGGTGATCAACTTGCTCGGCGATTGGTTGCGAGATGTCTTCAACCCCAAAATCTACAAAGGGTAA
- a CDS encoding ABC transporter permease, protein MVTFLVKRLVQALIVMFVISLVAFAIQDNLGDPLRELVGQSVSEAERDALRDEMGLNDPFLTKYTRFVGKALQGDLGNSYFFKRPVVDVILDKLVATLELVAGAALIIVVVSIPLGVYSAIHPNSILTKIIMGFSIVGISIPVFLTAIMLMYVFSIELGWLPSYGRGETANWLGWESGFFTLDGLAHLVLPSVSLASIMLPLFIRLVRSEMLEALGTEYVKFARAKGLPENKVYYQHALKNTMLPVVTVGGVQIGTMIAYTILTETVFQWPGTGFLFLEAINRVDTPLITAYVIFVGLIFVVTNTIVDLLYGLINPTVNLTGKEA, encoded by the coding sequence ATGGTAACGTTTTTAGTCAAACGTCTGGTACAGGCACTGATTGTGATGTTTGTCATCAGTCTGGTGGCGTTTGCTATCCAAGACAACCTCGGCGACCCCTTGCGGGAGCTGGTGGGGCAATCAGTATCAGAAGCAGAGCGTGATGCGCTGCGTGATGAAATGGGGCTTAACGATCCCTTCTTAACCAAATATACCCGCTTTGTAGGCAAGGCCCTACAAGGGGATTTAGGCAATTCGTATTTCTTTAAGCGTCCAGTGGTGGACGTCATTTTAGATAAATTGGTGGCAACGCTAGAACTCGTGGCGGGGGCGGCACTGATCATTGTCGTGGTGTCGATACCACTCGGGGTGTACTCGGCGATTCACCCCAATAGCATTCTCACCAAGATAATCATGGGCTTTAGCATCGTGGGTATTTCGATACCTGTCTTCTTAACCGCGATCATGCTCATGTATGTGTTCTCGATTGAATTAGGCTGGTTGCCTTCTTATGGACGCGGAGAGACCGCCAATTGGCTCGGTTGGGAGTCCGGCTTTTTCACCCTGGATGGTTTAGCACACTTGGTGCTGCCTTCGGTGTCACTGGCGTCCATCATGTTGCCTTTGTTTATTCGCTTGGTGCGCTCTGAAATGCTAGAAGCGTTAGGTACCGAGTATGTGAAATTTGCACGTGCTAAAGGGTTACCCGAAAACAAAGTTTATTATCAACACGCGTTGAAAAACACCATGCTGCCGGTGGTAACGGTTGGCGGGGTGCAAATCGGTACTATGATTGCGTATACCATTTTGACCGAGACTGTCTTCCAATGGCCGGGGACGGGCTTTTTGTTCCTTGAAGCGATTAACCGTGTAGATACACCGTTGATTACCGCTTACGTGATTTTCGTTGGGCTTATCTTTGTGGTGACCAATACCATTGTTGATCTGCTTTATGGCTTGATTAACCCAACGGTTAACTTAACCGGCAAGGAGGCGTAA
- a CDS encoding ABC transporter substrate-binding protein, with translation MKTMKSKIAVALMAAGLSFSAAAADITVAYDADPVSLDPHEQLSGGTLQLSHMVFDPLVRFTQEMDFEPRLATSWERIDNETVRFNLREGVTFHSGNAFTADDVVWTFDRLKSSPDFKGIFTPIVDIKKVDEHTVDVVTDGTYPLVENVMTYVFPMDSKFYSGKTEDGRDKSELKKNGSTYASTHLSGTGPYVVDEREQGVVVEFDRNENYWDKDSEGNVDNITLRPIKEDATRVAALLSGDVDMIAPVSPNDYRRIERADELQLVTMPGTRVITFQMNQSVVDEFKDPRVRQAVAYAVNNEGIAQKIMKGAATPASQQSPVGYAGYNADLEPRYDLAKAKKLMEEAGYPDGFSITMIAPNNRYVNDEKIAQAVAAMMAKIGIKVDLQTMPKAQYWPEFDKCEAGMQMIGWHPDTEDSANFTEFLTMTRDADTGKGQYNCGHYSNSEVDKLVMEANSETDLEKRSAMLQKVEKILYDEAAFLPLHWQDPSWAAKNNVNIEPIVNGMNFPYFGDLVVE, from the coding sequence ATGAAAACAATGAAGAGCAAGATTGCCGTGGCGCTTATGGCCGCCGGCCTGAGCTTTAGTGCCGCGGCTGCGGATATCACCGTCGCGTATGATGCGGATCCGGTATCACTGGACCCTCATGAGCAGCTTTCCGGTGGTACGCTACAGCTATCACATATGGTCTTCGACCCCTTGGTCCGTTTTACCCAAGAAATGGACTTTGAGCCGCGTCTCGCCACGTCTTGGGAGCGTATCGACAATGAAACCGTACGTTTTAACCTTCGCGAAGGCGTGACGTTCCATTCTGGTAACGCGTTTACTGCTGATGATGTTGTCTGGACCTTTGACCGTTTGAAGTCATCACCCGATTTTAAAGGGATTTTCACCCCCATCGTTGATATCAAAAAAGTCGACGAGCACACCGTTGATGTGGTCACAGACGGTACCTACCCGCTGGTAGAAAACGTCATGACCTACGTGTTCCCGATGGACAGCAAGTTCTACAGTGGTAAAACAGAAGACGGTCGTGATAAGTCTGAGCTGAAGAAAAATGGCTCAACCTATGCGTCAACACACCTATCAGGCACAGGCCCTTATGTGGTCGACGAGCGTGAACAAGGCGTGGTGGTCGAGTTTGACCGTAATGAGAATTACTGGGACAAAGACAGCGAAGGCAATGTGGATAACATCACACTGCGTCCGATCAAAGAAGATGCCACCCGTGTCGCAGCGCTGCTGTCTGGTGACGTCGATATGATTGCCCCTGTCTCGCCAAATGATTATCGCCGTATCGAACGTGCCGACGAGCTGCAACTGGTCACCATGCCAGGGACGCGTGTGATCACCTTCCAAATGAACCAGAGTGTGGTGGATGAGTTTAAAGACCCGCGCGTCCGTCAAGCGGTGGCTTATGCGGTCAACAATGAAGGTATTGCGCAGAAGATCATGAAAGGGGCGGCCACGCCCGCGAGTCAGCAAAGCCCGGTTGGTTACGCAGGCTATAACGCAGATTTAGAGCCGCGTTATGACTTGGCGAAAGCGAAAAAGCTGATGGAAGAGGCCGGTTACCCTGATGGTTTCTCAATCACCATGATTGCGCCGAACAACCGTTACGTAAACGATGAAAAAATCGCACAAGCGGTGGCGGCAATGATGGCGAAAATTGGTATTAAGGTTGATTTGCAAACCATGCCAAAAGCGCAGTACTGGCCTGAGTTCGATAAGTGCGAAGCCGGCATGCAGATGATCGGTTGGCACCCAGATACAGAAGATTCTGCCAACTTCACTGAATTCCTCACCATGACCCGTGATGCGGACACCGGTAAGGGCCAATACAACTGTGGTCACTACTCGAACAGCGAAGTGGACAAGCTGGTGATGGAAGCCAACTCAGAGACGGATCTGGAAAAGCGTAGTGCCATGCTGCAAAAGGTTGAGAAGATCCTGTATGACGAAGCAGCCTTCTTACCCCTGCATTGGCAAGACCCATCATGGGCAGCCAAAAATAACGTTAACATCGAGCCGATCGTTAACGGTATGAACTTCCCTTACTTCGGCGATCTAGTGGTCGAGTAA
- a CDS encoding ABC transporter ATP-binding protein, producing the protein MSLLEVNNLRIEYPSRHGVHAAVTSLSLTIERGEIVGVVGESGAGKSTVGNAVIDLLSPPGRIASGDVYLDGKKISGLSPNEMRKVRGDKIGFIFQDPMTSLNPLFTVEQQLTETILTNLNVTQQQAYQRALNLMEQVGIPEPELRIKQYPHQFSGGMRQRVVIAVALAGEPDLIIADEPTTALDVSIQDQILTLIRDLCQKKNVGCMLVTHDMGVVANVTDRVAVMYRGDLVELGTTQQVLGEPQHPYTQSLISAVPRSDIKLDRFPLVNYIEEAGETLELDVKNHWLGQSQDQRAYSGPLLQVKDVSLRFITKDSLFASRREYVQASDHVSFDVVEGETFGLVGESGSGKSTIARAITGLYPPNTGQIIFEDIDLTAIKSERARRPIRRQMQMVFQNPYSSMNPRMKIYDIIAEPIRFHRLAEGESQIRQIVGDLLDHVGLGRGAGIKYPHEFSGGQRQRISIARALATRPRLLICDEPTSALDVSVQAQILNLLKDLQDELNLTMLFISHDLPVIRQMCDRIGVMRKGQLLEVAPTEQLFTNPQHEYSRQLISLMPEFKGMSTEGLQPA; encoded by the coding sequence ATGTCACTGCTAGAAGTAAATAACCTACGAATTGAGTATCCGTCTCGCCATGGCGTTCATGCTGCCGTGACGTCGTTGTCATTAACGATTGAGCGCGGTGAGATTGTTGGCGTGGTGGGTGAGTCTGGAGCCGGTAAGTCAACGGTGGGTAATGCCGTGATTGATTTGCTCAGTCCGCCAGGGCGTATTGCCAGTGGCGATGTGTACCTTGATGGTAAAAAAATCTCCGGCCTTAGCCCTAATGAAATGCGCAAAGTGCGTGGCGACAAAATCGGGTTTATCTTTCAAGACCCGATGACCTCCCTGAACCCGCTGTTTACGGTCGAGCAACAGCTGACCGAAACCATTTTGACGAATTTGAATGTCACGCAGCAACAGGCTTATCAGCGCGCGCTTAATTTAATGGAGCAGGTGGGGATCCCGGAGCCAGAGCTGCGCATCAAGCAGTACCCTCACCAGTTTTCTGGCGGGATGCGTCAGCGCGTGGTGATCGCGGTTGCACTGGCTGGGGAGCCAGATTTAATCATTGCTGATGAGCCGACCACGGCGTTGGATGTGTCTATCCAAGACCAGATTCTCACCCTGATCCGCGACTTATGCCAAAAGAAAAACGTGGGCTGTATGCTGGTCACCCATGATATGGGCGTGGTCGCCAACGTGACCGACCGTGTTGCTGTGATGTATCGTGGTGATTTGGTTGAGTTGGGCACCACCCAGCAAGTGTTAGGTGAGCCTCAACACCCCTATACGCAAAGCCTTATTTCAGCAGTGCCACGCTCTGACATCAAGTTAGACCGCTTTCCGCTGGTCAATTACATCGAAGAAGCGGGTGAAACCTTAGAGCTTGATGTCAAAAACCATTGGCTGGGGCAAAGCCAAGATCAGCGTGCTTACAGTGGGCCATTGCTGCAGGTGAAAGATGTGTCTTTGCGCTTTATTACCAAAGATTCCTTATTTGCCAGCCGCCGCGAATACGTCCAAGCCTCTGATCATGTGAGCTTTGACGTGGTTGAAGGGGAAACCTTTGGTCTTGTCGGAGAGTCAGGCTCAGGAAAATCGACCATCGCACGGGCAATCACCGGCCTTTATCCGCCCAATACGGGGCAAATCATTTTTGAAGACATTGATCTGACCGCGATTAAAAGCGAACGCGCCCGGCGCCCAATCCGTCGCCAGATGCAGATGGTGTTTCAAAACCCGTATTCGTCCATGAACCCGCGGATGAAAATCTATGACATTATCGCTGAGCCTATTCGCTTTCACCGTTTAGCCGAAGGTGAGTCACAAATCCGCCAAATCGTCGGTGATTTGCTCGACCACGTGGGTTTAGGCCGCGGGGCAGGGATTAAATACCCGCACGAGTTCTCTGGGGGACAACGTCAGCGCATTTCGATTGCTCGCGCACTGGCGACGCGCCCGCGCTTGCTAATTTGCGATGAGCCGACATCTGCGTTGGATGTGTCGGTACAAGCGCAGATTTTGAACCTGCTTAAAGATCTGCAGGACGAGCTCAATCTCACCATGTTGTTTATCAGTCACGATCTGCCGGTGATTCGACAAATGTGTGACCGCATTGGTGTGATGCGCAAAGGCCAGCTGTTAGAAGTGGCACCGACAGAGCAACTGTTTACTAACCCACAACACGAATATAGCCGTCAGCTTATCTCATTGATGCCAGAGTTTAAGGGAATGAGCACGGAAGGTTTGCAACCGGCATAG
- a CDS encoding cytochrome c5 family protein: MVATVAALLFASAAQALEVSEQEKAAIAERIAPVGDVYIDGEAPTQTAAAEPSGPRSGEQVYNTYCTACHGTGAAGAPKTGDAAAWGPRVDKGMETLTKHAINGFNAMPAKGTCMDCSDDEIVAAIEHMLDAL, encoded by the coding sequence ATGGTTGCCACTGTGGCGGCCCTTTTATTTGCTTCTGCTGCGCAAGCACTAGAAGTGTCTGAGCAAGAAAAAGCCGCCATCGCTGAGCGCATTGCCCCGGTTGGTGATGTTTACATTGACGGCGAAGCGCCAACGCAAACCGCCGCCGCAGAGCCAAGTGGCCCACGCAGTGGCGAGCAGGTCTACAACACCTACTGCACTGCCTGTCATGGCACAGGTGCAGCCGGCGCACCCAAAACAGGTGATGCCGCGGCATGGGGACCACGTGTCGATAAAGGCATGGAAACGCTAACCAAGCACGCTATCAACGGCTTTAATGCGATGCCTGCCAAAGGGACCTGCATGGATTGCTCGGACGATGAAATAGTGGCAGCCATTGAGCACATGCTCGACGCCCTCTAA
- the rep gene encoding DNA helicase Rep: MKLNPAQSDAVRHISGPCLVLAGAGSGKTRVITHKIAYLVQQCGYKARHVAAVTFTNKAAREMKERVAQSLGKQESRGLMVSTFHTLGLNIIRREYKTLGLKAGFSLFDDQDQLALLKALTEQELDNDKDLLRQLVHTISNWKNAMLGPDEALAQAQGERDQLFAACYARYQKQMRAYNALDFDDLILMPVALLSQNQAVRERWQARIRYLLVDEYQDTNTSQYQLVKLLVGERARFTVVGDDDQSIYSWRGAQPKNLVYLQQDFPRLHVVKLEQNYRSTSRILRAANILIANNPHVFEKTLFSALPDGDMLKVLTANNEEHEAERVVGELIGHRFLGRTQYKDYAILYRGNHQSRLIEKALMQNRIPYKISGGTSFFSRAEIKDIMAYLRLLTNPDDDNAFLRVVNTPRREIGPVTLEKLGSYANQRGKSLFAASFELGLSQHLSGRGLASLQAFTRWVVELSDQAERGDTVAAVRALLRDIHYEEWLYESSSSPKVAEMRMKNVSQLYSWIVADLEGDNPDQVERTLREVVQRLTLRDMMERGEDDDDADQVQLMTLHASKGLEFPYVYLIGMEEGLLPHQSSIDEDNIDEERRLAYVGLTRAQKALTFVVCKERRQFGELIKPQQSRFLDELPFDDVEWESQKKPVSQEERMEKGQAAIANLKAMLDKNK; this comes from the coding sequence ATGAAACTTAACCCCGCGCAATCAGATGCTGTTCGACATATCTCTGGGCCGTGCCTGGTTTTGGCCGGGGCAGGGTCGGGCAAAACACGGGTCATTACGCACAAAATCGCCTATTTGGTTCAGCAGTGCGGCTACAAAGCACGTCATGTCGCCGCAGTCACGTTTACCAATAAAGCCGCGCGCGAGATGAAAGAGCGAGTGGCACAAAGCCTAGGCAAGCAAGAATCGCGAGGCTTGATGGTATCGACCTTTCATACCTTAGGGCTGAATATCATTCGTCGCGAGTACAAAACCTTGGGGCTCAAGGCGGGCTTTTCGTTATTTGACGATCAAGACCAACTGGCGCTATTAAAAGCCTTGACCGAACAAGAGCTGGATAACGACAAAGATCTATTGCGTCAGCTGGTGCACACCATTTCCAACTGGAAAAATGCCATGCTGGGGCCGGATGAAGCCCTTGCTCAAGCGCAAGGCGAACGGGATCAGCTGTTTGCCGCTTGCTATGCGCGCTACCAAAAACAAATGCGTGCGTACAATGCGCTTGATTTTGATGACTTGATTTTGATGCCCGTGGCGCTGCTTAGCCAGAATCAAGCCGTGCGTGAGCGCTGGCAAGCGCGCATTCGCTACCTGCTCGTGGATGAATACCAAGATACCAACACCAGTCAATATCAGTTGGTAAAACTGCTGGTCGGTGAGCGCGCGCGCTTTACCGTGGTGGGCGATGACGATCAGTCGATTTACTCATGGCGAGGGGCCCAGCCGAAAAACCTGGTTTACCTGCAGCAAGACTTTCCGCGTTTGCATGTGGTGAAACTGGAGCAAAACTACCGCTCAACCAGTCGCATTCTGCGTGCCGCGAATATCTTGATTGCCAATAACCCCCATGTATTCGAAAAAACCTTATTTTCTGCTTTACCGGATGGCGACATGCTCAAAGTACTGACCGCCAACAATGAAGAGCATGAGGCGGAGCGCGTAGTCGGCGAGCTGATTGGTCATCGCTTTTTGGGACGTACCCAATACAAAGATTACGCCATCCTTTATCGCGGAAACCACCAATCACGTTTGATCGAAAAAGCGCTGATGCAAAACCGCATTCCTTATAAGATCTCCGGTGGCACCTCATTTTTCTCACGCGCAGAAATCAAGGACATCATGGCTTACCTGCGCCTTCTCACGAACCCTGATGATGACAATGCATTCTTGCGGGTGGTTAACACGCCACGACGTGAGATTGGTCCGGTGACGTTAGAAAAACTCGGTAGCTATGCCAACCAGCGAGGTAAAAGCTTGTTTGCGGCAAGCTTTGAGCTCGGGCTCAGCCAACATTTATCGGGACGTGGTTTGGCGTCGTTACAAGCGTTTACCCGTTGGGTGGTGGAATTATCCGATCAAGCCGAACGAGGCGATACCGTGGCGGCGGTTAGAGCGCTTTTGCGTGATATTCACTACGAGGAGTGGCTGTACGAAAGCTCTTCAAGCCCCAAAGTCGCCGAAATGCGGATGAAAAACGTCTCACAGCTTTATAGTTGGATTGTGGCTGATTTAGAAGGTGACAACCCCGATCAGGTTGAACGAACGCTAAGAGAAGTGGTTCAGCGCCTTACACTGCGTGACATGATGGAGCGGGGTGAAGATGATGATGACGCAGACCAAGTCCAGTTGATGACCCTACATGCCTCTAAAGGACTTGAGTTTCCTTACGTCTACTTGATTGGTATGGAAGAAGGTTTATTACCCCATCAATCGAGCATTGATGAAGACAACATCGATGAAGAGCGGCGCTTGGCTTATGTCGGGCTGACGCGTGCGCAAAAGGCGTTGACGTTCGTGGTGTGTAAAGAGCGACGCCAATTTGGCGAATTGATTAAGCCACAGCAGAGCCGCTTCTTAGATGAATTGCCATTTGACGATGTCGAATGGGAATCGCAAAAAAAACCGGTATCGCAAGAAGAGCGAATGGAAAAAGGGCAAGCGGCGATCGCTAACCTAAAGGCCATGCTGGATAAAAACAAATAA
- a CDS encoding TetR/AcrR family transcriptional regulator, which yields MDKRTQIFAATEQLIATVGLDKVSMQQVATQAHVAAGTIYRYFKDKDDLLRQLSSHLMMQCATHIQQGVKDEPTLKRQFERLWRNTWTMMLQRDHLLLSRDQFDALPRDDQLHAQREREAFSDLYQVFQEGKQQGVLKSLDDEVLITLGLEPAFCLARKQVRGVITLDSHAIADAIHACWDAISLH from the coding sequence ATGGACAAACGTACGCAAATCTTTGCCGCGACCGAGCAATTAATCGCGACGGTCGGGCTCGATAAAGTCTCAATGCAACAAGTGGCGACACAAGCACATGTCGCGGCAGGGACCATTTATCGCTATTTCAAAGACAAGGATGATTTGCTTCGCCAACTGTCTTCACACCTGATGATGCAGTGTGCGACCCATATCCAGCAAGGGGTCAAGGATGAACCGACACTCAAACGTCAGTTTGAACGCTTATGGCGCAATACTTGGACCATGATGCTACAACGCGATCATCTGCTATTGTCTCGAGACCAGTTTGATGCGCTGCCACGGGACGACCAGTTACACGCTCAGCGGGAGCGAGAGGCCTTCTCTGACCTTTATCAAGTCTTTCAAGAAGGTAAGCAACAAGGTGTGCTCAAGTCCCTAGATGATGAGGTGTTAATCACCTTGGGACTCGAACCCGCTTTTTGTTTAGCTCGCAAACAGGTTCGGGGTGTTATAACCCTGGACAGTCATGCTATCGCAGATGCGATCCACGCTTGCTGGGATGCAATTTCTCTTCACTAA
- a CDS encoding efflux RND transporter periplasmic adaptor subunit, translating into MKKWFFFMVILALLLFGSVIGFNLFKQQKIAEYMANMPEPTHPVTAVTVEAEPWTPTLDAIGFVEPNQGITLTTQIAGVVDVINFESGQTVERGQNLVELDSSVEKANLASTQARLPAAEAKFKRYQGLFTKGSISKEALDEAEANYRSLQADINALKATIARRNIQAPFDGVIGLRDVFLGEYLQPGTDIARLEDTSVMKLRFTVPQTDISKIRLSQPLRITVDAYPEKEFIGSISAIEPAVNSQSGLIKVEANIPNNDGQLRSGMFARADIVLPTIDEQIVIDQTAINFNLYGESVYVIREEEGEKRAYQQVLKVGERRGHQARIIDGLEPGDQVVTSGQVRLSNGSKVKIVENDALTPPEQLPQL; encoded by the coding sequence ATGAAAAAATGGTTTTTCTTTATGGTTATCCTCGCACTGCTGCTGTTTGGCAGTGTGATTGGCTTCAACCTGTTCAAGCAGCAAAAGATTGCAGAGTATATGGCAAACATGCCAGAGCCCACCCACCCAGTCACCGCGGTGACGGTTGAGGCTGAGCCTTGGACACCAACGCTTGACGCCATTGGGTTTGTTGAGCCTAACCAAGGGATCACCTTAACCACCCAAATTGCCGGTGTCGTCGATGTGATTAATTTTGAGTCTGGCCAAACCGTTGAGCGTGGACAAAACCTGGTCGAGCTCGACTCGAGTGTTGAAAAAGCTAATTTAGCCAGCACGCAAGCGCGCCTACCGGCGGCGGAAGCCAAGTTTAAACGCTACCAAGGACTATTTACCAAAGGGTCAATTTCTAAAGAAGCATTGGACGAAGCCGAGGCGAATTATCGCTCGCTACAAGCGGACATCAATGCACTGAAAGCCACCATCGCCCGTCGTAATATCCAAGCCCCCTTCGATGGCGTGATTGGTTTGCGTGATGTTTTCTTAGGTGAATACTTACAACCAGGTACCGATATTGCTCGTTTAGAAGATACCTCGGTGATGAAGCTGCGCTTTACCGTGCCACAAACGGATATCTCCAAAATCCGTCTGAGCCAGCCGTTACGCATTACTGTCGACGCGTATCCTGAAAAGGAATTCATCGGCTCTATCAGTGCCATTGAGCCTGCGGTCAACAGCCAGAGCGGCCTGATTAAAGTGGAAGCCAATATCCCCAACAACGACGGCCAGTTGCGCTCAGGCATGTTTGCCCGTGCCGATATCGTTCTGCCCACCATTGACGAGCAAATCGTGATCGATCAAACCGCGATTAACTTTAATTTGTACGGAGAAAGCGTCTACGTCATCCGCGAAGAAGAAGGGGAAAAGCGCGCTTATCAGCAAGTACTCAAGGTTGGTGAACGTCGTGGCCATCAAGCGCGCATTATCGACGGTCTCGAGCCTGGTGATCAGGTTGTGACCTCTGGCCAAGTGCGATTGAGCAATGGCTCCAAAGTGAAAATCGTCGAAAACGACGCTCTCACACCACCAGAACAATTACCTCAATTGTAA